The DNA segment CCGATCCGGCGGGGACGGGCGGCCCGGTCGCCGCGCTCGCATCGGCCCTGTCGGTCCGGCTGGGTGCCGCGATCGCCGCGACGGGCGCGGCCGACGTGGTCACCGACGGCACCCGTCTGGTGCATCTGGCGCGCGGCCATCCCTGGCTCGGGCGGATCACGGGCAGCGGCTGCATGGCCACGGCGTGCGTCGGCGCGTTCGTCGCCGTCGAGCGGGATCCGCTCGCCGCGGCGACGGCAGGCCTGGCCTGCTTTGAGATCGCCGCCGAGCAGGCCGCGGAGCGGGCGGCCGGGCCGGGATCCTTTCGCGTGGCGCTCCTGGACGCGCTCGCGGCCCTCGAGCCGGAGACCGTGGCCGCCCAGGCGGCCTGGCGCGTCGAGGCGGCACCCGGCCGGGACGGCCGGCCGTGATGACGCGTGGAGACTGGCGCGTGTATGTGATCACCGCCGGACCCGCGCACGCCCGCGGCCGGACCCATCAGGAAATCGCGGAGGCCGCGATCCGCGGGGGCGCCACCGCGATTCAGCTTCGGATGAAAGAGGAACCGGCGCGGCTGATCGCCGAGACGGCGGCGGCCATCGCCGCCCGCTGCCGTGCCGGCGGGGTTACGTTCCTGGTCAACGACCGGGTCGATGTGGCGATGGCCTCGGCGGCGGACGGCGTCCACGTCGGCCAGGACGACCTTCCCGCGCGCGCCGTGCGGGCGCTGCTTGGACCGGCACCCCTCCTCGGCGTGTCGGCGGCGACCGTGGAGGAGGCGCGCGCCGCCTCCCGCGCCGGCGCCGACTACGTGGGCGTGGGCGCCGTGTACGCCACCGGAACGAAGGCGGATGCCGGGGACGCCGTGGGCCTCGCCCGCATCCGCGCCGTCGCCGGCGCCTGCGACCTGCCGGTGGTCGGCATCGGAGGCATTACAGTGGAGAATGCCGGCGCGGTCATCCGCGCCGGGGCCGCCGGCGTGGCGGTGATCACCGCGGTGACGATGGCCGGCGACATGGCCGAGGCGACCCGGCGTCTCCGGGAGGAGGTCGATCGGGCGCGTGGCGGGCGGAACTGACTGGGAGCCGGCCGGAGCGCCGCTCGGCGAGTTCGAACTGATCGAGCGGCTGCGGGCCATCGTCCCCGGCGCCGGCCGGGGCGTGATCGTCGGCATCGGCGACGACGCGGCCGTCCTGCGGGCCGGTGCCGCGATGCTGGCCACCTGCGACGTGCAGGTGGAGGGCGTGCACTTCACCCGCAACCTGTGCTCGCCGGCCGACGTCGGCTGGCGGGCGCTCGCCGTGAACCTGAGTGACATCGCGGCCATGGGCGGGGAGCCGCGCTACGCGCTCGTATCCCTCCTGATCCCGCGGCCGGCCGCCACCGCCGCGCTCGACGGCCTCTACACAGGACTGGCGGAGCTCGCCCGCCTGCACGGCGTCGCCGTCGTCGGCGGCAACGTCTCCGCCACGTCCGGGCCGCTCGCCGTGGACGTGACGCTGCTGGGCGACGTCGAGCAGGCGGTGCTTCGCCGCGGCGCACGGCCGGGCGACGGGATTTGGATCACCGGCCACACCGGCAAGGCGGCGGCGGGACGCTTTGTGCTCGAACACCCCGACGCCGACGTCCCGGCCCGCGAGAGCCTGGCCGCCGCGTACCGGCGTCCGTCCCCGCGTGTGGCGGCCGGCCGCGTGCTCGGCGGCCTCGCCCGTGCGGGACTCGTGACGGCCATGATCGACACCAGCGACGGCACGGCGAGCGACCTCCTCCATCTCGCCGAGGCGTCGCGGGTCGGGGTGTGGCTGGACGCGGCCCGGCTCCCGGTGCCCGCGGGCTTCGCCGAGGCGGTGCGCGCCGCCGGGGTGGCGGCCGAGGTTTGGACCCTCGGCGGCGGCGAAGATTACGAATTGCTCATCACCGCCCCGGAAGGCTTTGGCGGCCGCGTCGGCGAGCTGACGGCGACGGCCGGCGTGGAGGTCACCCGCATCGGCGACGTGCTCTCCGAAGCCGAGGGCCGCTGGGTGGCCGCCGCGGACGGCGAATGCCGGCCGCTGCGGCCCGCCGGCTGGAATCATCTCGCTCCGTGAGGAAGACTCAATAGGGAAGGGACGACGATGGCGATTGCGCGGGCGCTCTCGATCGCAGGCTCGGATTCCGGCGGCGGGGCCGGCATTCAAGCCGACCTGAAGACGTTTTCCGTATTGGGAGTGTACGGCATGACGGCGATCACCGCGATCACCGCCCAGAACACGAGGGAGGTGACCGGCATCGTCGAGATCCCGCCCGAGATGGTCGCCCGGCAGATCGACGCGGTCGTCTCCGACATCGGGGTCGACGCGGCGAAGACCGGCATGCTGAGCAGCGCGCCGATCATCGAAGCGGTGGCGGGCCGCATCCGGCACCACCGGCTCGAGAACCTGGTGGTGGACCCGGTGATGATCGCGAAGAGCGGTGCGGCGCTGCTGCGGCCGGACGCCGTCGACGCGCTCCGGCGCCGGGTGCTGCCGCTCGCGCTGGTGGTGACGCCGAATCTGCCGGAAGCGGAGGCGCTGTGCGGCGCGCCGATCCGCACGCCGGCCGACGTGGACGAAGCGGCCCGCCGCATCGCCGGCCTCGGGCCGCGCTACGTCGTCATCAAGGGCGGCCACCTCGAGGGCCCCGCGGTCGATACGCTGTACGACGGCGAGCGGTTCGAGCGGCTCGAGGCGGCGCGCATCGCGACCCGGCATACGCACGGCACGGGATGCGTGTTCTCCGCGGCCATCACCGCGGAGCTCGCGCGGGGCGAGCCGCCGCGCACGGCGGTCCGGACGGCGAAAACGTTCATCACCGCCGCGATCGAGCGGGCGCTGCCCCTCGGGGGGGGACACGGACCGGCCAATCCAATGCATCCGCTGGGCGGATAGTCGAAACGCAAGACGCAGGAGGACACAGCGCAATGCGGGACTACATGGTCCGCGCCACGGTGGCGGGCGAGCGCGTCCGCGCCCTGGCAACGGTCACGACGGAGACTGTGGAAGACGCCCGGATCAGACACGCCACGTCCGCCACGGCCACGGCGGCGCTCGGCCGCAGCCTCACCGCGGCCGCGCTCCTCTCGGCGGGCCTCAAAGACGGGCAATTGGTGACCCTGCGGGTGCTCGGCGACGGTCCGGCGGGCGGCATCATCACGCAGGCCGACGCGGCCGGCCGCGTGCGGGGCTATGTCATGAATCCGCAGGCCGATCTCCCCGCCACGCCGGCGCGCAAACTCGACGTCGGCGGGCTCGTCGGCCGCAAGGGAACGCTGCACGTCACCCGCGACCTCGGGATGCGCACGCCCTACTACGGGTCGGCGCCGCTGGTCTCCGGGGAGATCGCGGAAGACCTCGCCGCCTACTTCGCCCGCTCGGAGCAGGTCCCATCGGCGGTCGCGCTCGGCGTGCTGGTCGGCCGCGACCTGCGTGTGCTCGCGGCCGGCGGTCTGTGCGTCCAGGCGTTGCCCGGCGCAGACCCGGACGTCGTCGCGCAGGTCGAGAGCCGCCTGCGGTCGCTGCCCCCGATCACGGACCTCGTCGCCGCCGGGCAGACGCCCGAGCAACTCATGACGGCGGCGCTGGACGGCCTGACGTCGGACGGGCTCGCCACCGGGCCGGTCACGTTCACGTGCCAGTGCAACCGGCAGCGGGTCGAGGAGATGCTGAGCGTGCTCGGGGTGGACGAACTCGAGTCGCTGCTGGCCCAGGAAGGGCAGGCGGAGGTGACGTGCCGGTTCTGCGGAGACCGCTACGTGCTGAACGGAGACGAGATGCGCGCGCTGATCACGGCCCTCCGGCGTGGCGAGGCGGCCGTCTAGCGCGGGCGGTCAGGCGACCCGGGTCACCTTGCCGGCCTTCAGACATGCCGTGCAGACCATGACGCGCCGCGGCGAGCCGTCGATGAGGGCCCGCACGCGCTGCAGGTTCGGGTTGAACCGCCGCTTCGTCTTGTGATGCGAGTGGCTGACCAGGTTGCCGGTGCGCGGCTCTTTGCCGCACACGGCGCAGCGCCGTGCCATTGGACTTACCTCCTTGGGAACACCGCCGCTCAGTCTAGCACATCGCCGGCGGCAGGGGCAACGTCACGCGCGTAGAAGAGAGAGGCCCGAATACGCCGGTCGGCGAGGCACCTCCCGACACACGACCCACCTCGACGCAGGAGGACGGGCGGCATGCCGAGCGCACGTAGGGCACCGACCCGTGCGGCCGGCGCCCCGCCGCTGCGCGCCCCCGAAGGACCCACCTCCGGCTCCGCGGTCCCCGGCGGCGGGCCCGCGCGCGAAGGCGATCCTCTCGACACGCCGCTCCGGTATCTCCGCGGCGTAGGGCCGGACCGGGCGAAGCGCCTCGAGGACCGCCTCGGTCTGCGCACCGTCGCGGATCTCCTGTACCGGCCTCCCAGGCGGGTCGAGGACCGGCGCACCCTGCACCAGATCTACGACCTCACCCACGGCACGGTGGACACCGTCGAGGGGGTCGTCGGCCGCATCCGGGCGTTCCGGGCGCGCCGGCGGCGGAATTTCGTCATCGTCAAAGCCGCGATCACCGACGGGTCCGGGGTGCTGCACGCGGTCTGGTACAACCAGGGCTACATCGCCCGGCAGCTGCCGGCCGGGGCGCGCGTGATTCTGCACGGCCGCGTGCAGCGGCAGGCCGGCGAAATCCAGATGATCGCCCCGGAGTTCGAGGTGCTCGATCCGGGCGAGGATACGCTGCACGCCGGGCGGATCGTGCCGGTGTACGCGGCCACGGAGGGACTCAGCCAGCGCGTGCTCCGCGCCACCGTCATGCGGGCGCTCGACGAGTACGTGCCCTCCGTCCGGGAATGGCTGCCCGAGGCGCTGCTCCGGCGCTACGAGTTTCCGTCGCTTCCGCGGGCGCTCCGCGATCTTCACTTTCCCGACACACTCGACGATCAGGAGCGCGCGCGGCGGCGGCTGGTGTACGAGGAACTGCTGCTGTTTCAGACGCTGCTGCTGCAGCATAAACAGGCGCGGGAGCGCGAACCGAAGGGGATCCGGTACGGCGACGCGGCCCCGTTGGTGGACCGGTTCGCCGCGCGCCTGCCGTACCGGCTGACCCGGGCCCAGCGGCGGGTATTGGACGAGATCGGCGGCGACATGCGGGCGCCGCACCCCATGAACCGGCTGCTGCAGGGCGACGTGGGCTCCGGCAAGACCGTGGTCGCCGCGGAGGCGCTGCTGCGCTGCATCGGGGGCGGGGCGCAGGGTGCTTTGATGGCGCCCACCGAGATCCTCGCCGGGCAGCATTACCTCACGCTGCGGACGCTGCTCGAGCCGATCGGCGTCACCCCGGTCCTCCTGATCGGCGGACTGTCGCGCGCGGCACGCCGCGAAGCGCTCGACCTGATCCGCGAGGGGGGCGCCGATCTCGTTATCGGCACGCACGCCCTCATTGAAGAGGACGTGACCTTCGCGCGGCTCGGTCTCATCGTCGTCGACGAGCAGCACCGCTTCGGGGTCGCGCAGCGGGCGGCGCTCAGGGGCAAAGGCGAGCGGCCCGACGTGCTCGTCATGACCGCGACGCCGATCCCCCGGACGCTCGCGCTCTCGCTGTACGGCGACCTCGACGTCTCGGTGATCGACGAACTGCCGCCCGGCCGCACGCCGATCCGCACCTACGTCCGGCCGGGGGCGAGCCGTCCGCAAATCTACGCCTGGATCGCCGAGCAGGTTCGCGAGGGCCGCCAGGCGTACGTGGTGTGTCCCCTCATCGAGGGATCCGACGCGTTGCAGGCCGAGGCGGCGACCGACCTGGCCGCGCGCCTCGCCGCCGGCCCCTTGGCCGGGCTCCGCGTCGAGGTGCTGCACGGGCGCATGAGGGTCGACGACCGCGACCGGATCATGCGATCACTCCGCGCGGGCGGCATCGATGTGCTGGTCGCGACGACCGTGATCGAGGTCGGCATCGACGTTCCCAACGCCACGGTCATGGTGATCGAGGACGCGGATCGCTTCGGGCTGTCGCAGCTCCATCAGCTGCGCGGCCGGGTGGGCCGCGGGCCGCACCCGTCGCACTGCGTGCTCGTCGCGGATCCGAAGACCGAGGACGGGAGCGTCCGCCTCGACGCGATGCGCGATACCGCCGACGGATTCGTCATCGCGCAGCGCGACCTCGAGCTCCGCGGCGTCGGCGAGCTGCTCGGCGAGGCGGGCCGCGAGGCCCTGCGGCAACACGGACTGGGCGACCTCCGGATCGCCGATCTCGTGCGCGACCGGGACTGGCTCGAACGGGCGCGGGCCGACGCCGCGGCGATGCTCGCCGCCGACCCCGCGCTGCGGCAACCGGCGCACCGGCCCGTCGCCCGGGCCCTCCACGCGCGGTTCGGCGCGGCGCCGGTCGACAACGTGCGCGTCGGCTGATGCGGATTTCGGCGGGCACGGCGAAGGGAACCCACATCCGCCGGCCCGGGGCCGGCGTGCGGCCGACGTCCGACCGCGTCAAAGAGGCCCTGTTCAACTCGCTTGCCCCGCGGCTCCCCGAGGCGCGCGTGCTCGACCTGTTCGCCGGCACCGGCGCGCTCGGCCTGGAAGCGCTGAGCCGGGGCGTCGCCCAGGCGGTGTTCGTGGAGCGGGACGCGCGCGCCGCCGCGGCCATCCGGCGGAATCTCGCGGCGGCGCGCCTGGAGGACCGCGGCCAGGTCCGCCGGGGCGCCGTCGAGACCGAAGTGGGCGCCCTCGAGCGCGAGGGGGTGGTGTTCGACCTGATCGTGCTCGACCCGCCGTACGGCCAAGACCTGCCGGCGCGGACGCTGCGGCGGCTGGCGGCGTCGCCGATCCTGGCGGCGGACGGCCTCGTGGCGGCCGAAGGGCATTGGCGCGACGACCCCGGCGACGTCTCAGGTTTGACGCGGATCCGGGCCGCGCGTTACGGCGAGACCGGGCTGTGGTTCTACACGAAAGAAGGCGGGGGGGACGCATGAGGGAGCCGGGGCACGTCACCGCGCTCTATCCGGGCAGCTTCGACCCGGTGCACAACGGCCATCTCGACATCATCGTCCGCGCGCGCCGCGTCTGGGGGCGCGTCGTCGTCGCGGTGGCGACGAACGTCGACAAGCGGGCGATGTTTTCGACCGCGGACCGCGTGGAGATGCTGCGGGCGGCGATGGCCGGGCAGGACGGCATCGAGGTGCGGGCGTTCGAGGGGCTGACCGTCGAATTCGCCGCGTCGATCGGGGCCGGCGTCATCGTCCGGGGACTCCGGGCGAACGAGGACTTCGAATTCGAGCTGAAGATGGCCGCCATGAACAAGCGACTGCATCCCGAGATCGAGACGGTGTTCATGATGACCAGCCCGGAGTACGCCTACCTGAGCTCGACGCTGATCCGGGAGGTGACCGGATTCGGCGGCGCCGTGACGGGCCTCATCCCGCCGGCGGTCGAAGCGCGGCTGCCGAGGCCGCGCCGCCCGGAGTAGCCCGCGGATGGCCGCGGACTTTGGGACGTTGGCGCAGGGCGTGCGCGGCGCGGTCGTTCTGCCCGGCGATCCCGATTATGAAACCGGCCGGCGGGTCTGGAACGGCATGATCGACCGGCGGCCGCGCGTCATCGTCCGCTGCGCCGACGTCGCCGACGTGGTCGCCGCGGTCAACTTCGCAGCCGCGGAAGGGCTGGTCGTCGCCGTGCGCGGCGGCGGGCACAACATCGCCGGCAACGCCGTCTGTGACGACGGCCTCGTGATCGATCTCGGCGGGATGAGGCGCGTCGGGGTCGATCCCAAACGCCGCCGCGCGCGGGCCGAGGGCG comes from the bacterium genome and includes:
- a CDS encoding hydroxyethylthiazole kinase; the encoded protein is DPAGTGGPVAALASALSVRLGAAIAATGAADVVTDGTRLVHLARGHPWLGRITGSGCMATACVGAFVAVERDPLAAATAGLACFEIAAEQAAERAAGPGSFRVALLDALAALEPETVAAQAAWRVEAAPGRDGRP
- the thiE gene encoding thiamine phosphate synthase; its protein translation is MTRGDWRVYVITAGPAHARGRTHQEIAEAAIRGGATAIQLRMKEEPARLIAETAAAIAARCRAGGVTFLVNDRVDVAMASAADGVHVGQDDLPARAVRALLGPAPLLGVSAATVEEARAASRAGADYVGVGAVYATGTKADAGDAVGLARIRAVAGACDLPVVGIGGITVENAGAVIRAGAAGVAVITAVTMAGDMAEATRRLREEVDRARGGRN
- the thiL gene encoding thiamine-phosphate kinase; the protein is MAGGTDWEPAGAPLGEFELIERLRAIVPGAGRGVIVGIGDDAAVLRAGAAMLATCDVQVEGVHFTRNLCSPADVGWRALAVNLSDIAAMGGEPRYALVSLLIPRPAATAALDGLYTGLAELARLHGVAVVGGNVSATSGPLAVDVTLLGDVEQAVLRRGARPGDGIWITGHTGKAAAGRFVLEHPDADVPARESLAAAYRRPSPRVAAGRVLGGLARAGLVTAMIDTSDGTASDLLHLAEASRVGVWLDAARLPVPAGFAEAVRAAGVAAEVWTLGGGEDYELLITAPEGFGGRVGELTATAGVEVTRIGDVLSEAEGRWVAAADGECRPLRPAGWNHLAP
- the thiD gene encoding bifunctional hydroxymethylpyrimidine kinase/phosphomethylpyrimidine kinase; protein product: MAIARALSIAGSDSGGGAGIQADLKTFSVLGVYGMTAITAITAQNTREVTGIVEIPPEMVARQIDAVVSDIGVDAAKTGMLSSAPIIEAVAGRIRHHRLENLVVDPVMIAKSGAALLRPDAVDALRRRVLPLALVVTPNLPEAEALCGAPIRTPADVDEAARRIAGLGPRYVVIKGGHLEGPAVDTLYDGERFERLEAARIATRHTHGTGCVFSAAITAELARGEPPRTAVRTAKTFITAAIERALPLGGGHGPANPMHPLGG
- the hslO gene encoding Hsp33 family molecular chaperone HslO, with the protein product MRDYMVRATVAGERVRALATVTTETVEDARIRHATSATATAALGRSLTAAALLSAGLKDGQLVTLRVLGDGPAGGIITQADAAGRVRGYVMNPQADLPATPARKLDVGGLVGRKGTLHVTRDLGMRTPYYGSAPLVSGEIAEDLAAYFARSEQVPSAVALGVLVGRDLRVLAAGGLCVQALPGADPDVVAQVESRLRSLPPITDLVAAGQTPEQLMTAALDGLTSDGLATGPVTFTCQCNRQRVEEMLSVLGVDELESLLAQEGQAEVTCRFCGDRYVLNGDEMRALITALRRGEAAV
- the rpmB gene encoding 50S ribosomal protein L28, with the translated sequence MARRCAVCGKEPRTGNLVSHSHHKTKRRFNPNLQRVRALIDGSPRRVMVCTACLKAGKVTRVA
- the recG gene encoding ATP-dependent DNA helicase RecG, which encodes MPSARRAPTRAAGAPPLRAPEGPTSGSAVPGGGPAREGDPLDTPLRYLRGVGPDRAKRLEDRLGLRTVADLLYRPPRRVEDRRTLHQIYDLTHGTVDTVEGVVGRIRAFRARRRRNFVIVKAAITDGSGVLHAVWYNQGYIARQLPAGARVILHGRVQRQAGEIQMIAPEFEVLDPGEDTLHAGRIVPVYAATEGLSQRVLRATVMRALDEYVPSVREWLPEALLRRYEFPSLPRALRDLHFPDTLDDQERARRRLVYEELLLFQTLLLQHKQAREREPKGIRYGDAAPLVDRFAARLPYRLTRAQRRVLDEIGGDMRAPHPMNRLLQGDVGSGKTVVAAEALLRCIGGGAQGALMAPTEILAGQHYLTLRTLLEPIGVTPVLLIGGLSRAARREALDLIREGGADLVIGTHALIEEDVTFARLGLIVVDEQHRFGVAQRAALRGKGERPDVLVMTATPIPRTLALSLYGDLDVSVIDELPPGRTPIRTYVRPGASRPQIYAWIAEQVREGRQAYVVCPLIEGSDALQAEAATDLAARLAAGPLAGLRVEVLHGRMRVDDRDRIMRSLRAGGIDVLVATTVIEVGIDVPNATVMVIEDADRFGLSQLHQLRGRVGRGPHPSHCVLVADPKTEDGSVRLDAMRDTADGFVIAQRDLELRGVGELLGEAGREALRQHGLGDLRIADLVRDRDWLERARADAAAMLAADPALRQPAHRPVARALHARFGAAPVDNVRVG
- the rsmD gene encoding 16S rRNA (guanine(966)-N(2))-methyltransferase RsmD: MRISAGTAKGTHIRRPGAGVRPTSDRVKEALFNSLAPRLPEARVLDLFAGTGALGLEALSRGVAQAVFVERDARAAAAIRRNLAAARLEDRGQVRRGAVETEVGALEREGVVFDLIVLDPPYGQDLPARTLRRLAASPILAADGLVAAEGHWRDDPGDVSGLTRIRAARYGETGLWFYTKEGGGDA
- the coaD gene encoding pantetheine-phosphate adenylyltransferase, which codes for MREPGHVTALYPGSFDPVHNGHLDIIVRARRVWGRVVVAVATNVDKRAMFSTADRVEMLRAAMAGQDGIEVRAFEGLTVEFAASIGAGVIVRGLRANEDFEFELKMAAMNKRLHPEIETVFMMTSPEYAYLSSTLIREVTGFGGAVTGLIPPAVEARLPRPRRPE